In Fusarium musae strain F31 chromosome 7, whole genome shotgun sequence, a single window of DNA contains:
- a CDS encoding hypothetical protein (EggNog:ENOG41): MEQQRLFCWSEASGLLDLDAKNQDKVLNSNVFNLHRQTVIDLLVQIQCLFNEFTEYQQKHNNLSTVVDKDGVLDAPEKDAKLSNYPMSDKKRNFIKKAMAGLKSKSSEGLTRLRWTSFDKQGFEKLLAKFSVLNDNMTNILDHSLQVEIRNTVQDTNRGVLLLHHKIADLSHLVLALKSQLDAGSSVGPSQMSKLEREANADALRQLSRLAKFKAFNETIDPKSDSPAVFDEAAAKFLDLAKPGHQRNLFIPRYLIELDPDVDESEASRCEAFMKTAEGKKNVWIEWKDYDNTETQPGSLSKADIIERVRKLAALLNHSPKPEAFRTPHCLGFFDKADPNISEDDVDILDRRLGLIFERPSDDNLHASLPPVSLRELLQDSKVRKPRVTERVYLAHAISNCLLYLHAVHWLHKGLRSHNVLFFRTRDGHIDYRQPYISGFDFSRPGGSDEMTDAPGDDAEHDLYRHPNAQSNRRRDRERSKKSFDIYSLGVILVELAHWRLVEDVLSIDMRRARGRPDIVRGVREALLEEDQVASVGADMGERFEDATRKCLAGGNELGLNEGDDETRNEVAEKLSMKFYEDVVKRLEGVVV; the protein is encoded by the coding sequence ATGGAACAGCAGCGCCTGTTTTGCTGGAGTGAGGCTTCTggcctccttgaccttgatgccaAGAACCAAGACAAGGTTCTCAACTCAAACGTATTCAATCTTCACCGCCAGACTGTAATTGATCTGCTTGTCCAAATCCAGTGTCTCTTCAATGAGTTTACAGAGTACCAGCAGAAGCACAATAACCTCTCTACCGTCGTGGATAAAGATGGTGTTTTGGATGCTCCAGAAAAAGATGCTAAGCTGTCAAACTATCCTATGAGTGATAAGAAACGGAACTTTATCAAAAAGGCCATGGCTGGACTCAAGTCCAAATCATCAGAAGGCCTTACTAGGTTAAGGTGGACGTCATTTGACAAGCAAGGATTTGAAAAGTTGCTGGCCAAGTTTTCAGTTCTCAATGACAACATGACCAATATCCTCGACCACTCCTTACAGGTCGAGATTCGCAATACCGTACAGGATACCAATCGTGGGGTCCTGTTACTCCATCACAAGATAGCCGATCTGAGTCATCTTGTGTTAGCTCTCAAGTCTCAGCTCGATGCAGGTTCCAGTGTAGGGCCGTCGCAAATGTCCAAACTGGAAAGGGAAGCCAATGCTGACGCCTTGCGGCAATTGTCAAGgttggccaagttcaaggcctTCAATGAGACTATCGATCCCAAGTCAGATAGCCCAGCAGTCTTTGACGAAGCTGCTGCAAAGTTCCTCGATCTTGCAAAGCCAGGTCATCAGCGTAATCTATTCATCCCTCGATACCTCATAGAGCTGGACCCAGACGTGGATGAATCAGAGGCCTCACGATGTGAGGCTTTCATGAAGACGGCAGAAGGCAAGAAAAATGTTTGGATTGAGTGGAAGGACTATGACAATACAGAGACCCAACCAGGTTCGCTATCAAAGGCCGATATCATTGAGAGAGTTCGGAAACTTGCTGCTTTGCTGAACCATAGTCCCAAGCCCGAGGCCTTTCGCACTCCTCACTGTCTGGGGTTCTTCGATAAAGCTGATCCCAACATTTCCGAGGACGACGTTGATATTCTAGATCGAAGACTTGGCCTCATCTTCGAGCGCCCATCCGACGATAATCTACACGCCTCGCTCCCACCTGTTTCTCTCCGTGAGCTTCTCCAAGACTCAAAAGTTCGCAAGCCTCGTGTTACAGAACGAGTATATTTGGCACACGCTATCAGCAACTGTCTCCTCTACCTTCATGCTGTACACTGGCTACACAAGGGTCTTCGCAGTCACAATGTGTTATTCTTCCGAACACGTGATGGCCACATAGACTACCGCCAACCATATATCTCGGGTTTCGATTTTTCACGGCCTGGAGGATCAGATGAAATGACTGATGCGCCAGGAGATGACGCAGAGCATGATCTATACAGGCATCCCAACGCTCAGTCCAACCGCCGACGGGATAGAGAGCGTTCCAAGAAAAGCTTCGACATTTATAGTCTGGGAGTCATTTTAGTCGAATTGGCGCATTGGCGGttggttgaagatgtgctGAGTATCGATATGAGGCGTGCGCGTGGGAGACCTGATATTGTGCGTGGCGTTCGAGAGGCTCTGTTGGAGGAAGACCAAGTCGCATCAGTAGGTGCAGATATGGGAGAGAGGTTTGAAGATGCAACACGGAAGTGTTTGGCTGGAGGTAATGAATTGGGACTAAATGAGGGAGACGATGAGACACGAAATGAAGTTGCTGAAAAGTTATCTATGAAATTTTATGAGGACGTAGTAAAGCGATTGGAGGGCGTGGTTGTGTAG